The sequence below is a genomic window from Alphaproteobacteria bacterium.
AGGGCAGGGCAGTTACTGTGGCGCCGCCGTTGAGCGTGCCGGCGAGATAGTCCGCGAGGCCGCCTGGGAAATGCAGTACGGTCTTTTCAGGAATGTCGTCGCCACTGCCGAGAAGCTGGGGGGCGCAGCGCCAGCTCATCTTGACGCCGCGGAAGAGGTAGGCCTTGGAGCGTGCCATGCGGTATAGATTGGCAGGGCGAAAGCGGGCCTGCTCGGTGAAAATGGTGGTGTCGGGCCGGAAGCTGATGCTGGTGCCGCGTCGGTTCTGAATCGCGCCGATCTTTTCCAGCTTGCCTTGCGGCTCGCCCCGACAATAGCTCTGGCGCCACAGGTTGCGGTCGCGCGCCACCTCGATTGTCAGGGTCTCGGCGAGAGCGTTGACCACCGATAGTCCGACGCCGTGCAGCCCGCCCGCTGTCTCATAGGACTTGCCGGAAAACTTGCCGCCCGAATGCAGTGTGGTGAGGATCACTTCCAATGCCGACTTCTTTTTGAACTTGGGGTGCACGTCGACCGGGATGCCGCGGCCGTTATCGCGCACCGTGACCGTTCCGTCGGCCGCAAGCTCAAGGTCGATGGTGCTTGCCTGACCCGCCACCGCCTCGTCCATGGCATTGTCGAGCAATTCCGCGACAAGGTGATGCATGGCACCCTCGTCGGTGCCGCCGATAAACATGCTGGGCCGACGGCGGACGGGCTCGAGCCCTTCGAGAACCTCGATGTCGCTGGCTGTATAGTCGCCCGTGGTTTTGCCCGCCGCGTCGAAAAGATCTGGCATTCTGGTCTCGCTGCCCCGTTTAGGCGTATCCGATGACACCAATCATATGGTACACGGCGAACGTTTCAAAACAACATGTAGTGCAATCGCCCCAAGGCGGTACATATTCGTTAGTAAGATTTAGAAAAGCTGCGAGCTGGCGGTGGCGGTGGTGCGTGAGCTTGTGCCGGTGGCGGTGGCGGTGGCGGTGGCGGTAGTACGATGGCACTCGGCCGCGGGGTTGGTATCACCGGCACGGCCGTATCGCGTGCCAAATGGCCGTCGCCGCCCTCGACCACTACGCCATCAGCTATCTCGCTTTCGTCAGGGATCTTGCCGAGGCCAGGATCCAGCGGCACGACCAGGCCTGCCTGGACAACCGCCTCGCTGCTTGTGGGGCCGACCACAGCCGTCTGACCGGGGCTTGCCAGCACCGGTTCGCCGCCAAATGGCGCAATGATCACCTGGCCTTCAAACACAGCAACGGCGGTGCGCCCGCTCTCCGTTACGGTTACCACGAAGTCGGTGCCGCGAATGCCTATCATGGCAACCGGGGTCTCGATCAGCACCTGCTCCGGCGGCAGGTCGCCGCTGATGAAACGCATGGTACCAACGGCGATGCCAAGCACGAACTCGCCCGTGCCTTGGTCGGGGTCGTAGATCAGACGATCGAGCACGATCATCGAGCTCTGGCCAACCCGAAGATCGCTTTCGTCAAGGAAGCGAATACGCGTCGAGGCCTCAGCCAGTGTCTGCACCAGCTCGTCGGAGACGACACTGCCACCAAGGTCGAGACGGGCGGTCTGGCCGCCAGGCGGCGTGCCGTAGGCGTCGCGGTTGAGCTCGATCACCGATCCGATGGTTTGGGCCAATGCCGGCGTTCCGAGCACGCTGGCAAGAAAGACCGCGCTCATTGCTGCGCTGTATATCCATACACGCATAGCTATCTCAATCCCTGATCACGAATCGTGGTGAAGTATAGTTGCATTCGCCGCGCCAGGCATATGATAATGCATCACCCCGCCGGTTGAGAAGGTGCGCCGCGTCGCTGTTCCGTCGGCCGGCGTTGTGCCTGGGTTGGTTCTTGGCCACAGAGGTGCCGGGTGCGTTGGACGCGATGGCGCGAGACATGCCGGGAATGTCGACGATCGGCACCCTTCGGCGACGTACATGTCCAACACCAAATCCAATTGGCATGGTACGCTCCTCTCTACGCTCCGACACCACCCTGTGCGGCGCCGTGTTGTTTTGACCAACCAGCAGATATGCCAAAAGGCGTGATGGAGGAGTGACGGCTGTCACAAAGCAGTCTTATTAGGGTACTGAGATGCCGATTTACCTGAGAGCCACAGCCGGGATAGCGGCATCCATATCGGCAGTAATCAGTATGCCGATGCAGCCGATGCAAAAGGTCCCCGCTGCAGTCATCTTGCCGGGATAAATGATGCAACGGCGCTGGTGCAAAACATCAAAGAAAGGGGCGAAAAGCGATCCTGCTCATCGCCAAGCCCGACCGGCTAGCCAGAGCAGCCTTCGTCGTCACCAACCTGTCCCGCCCCGCTGAGCGAGTGGTGGCTTTCTACAATCAACGAGGTGGCAAAGCGAAGCAGTACATCAAGGGAGGCAAGAACGCGATTAAATGGATACCGCATGTCCATACACGCATAGCTATCTCAACCCCTGATCACGGATCATGGTGAAGTAATAGTAGCATTCGCCGCGCCAGCATATGACAACGCACCGCACCGCCGGTTGAGGCGGCGGGCCGCGTCGCTGTGCCGTCAGCCGGCGTCAGACCGAGTAGTAGAGGTCGAACTCGATTGGGTGCGGCGACATTTCGAAGGCCTGCACCTCCTCGCGCTTGAGGTCGAGGTAGCCCTCGATCTGGCTGGTGCTGAAAACGTCGCCGGCCGTCAGAAACTCGTTATCCGCTTCGAGCACATCGAGCGCCTCGCGCAGGCTGCCGCATACCGTCGGCACCCCCTCCAACTCTTCCGGCGGCAAGTCGTAGAGGTCCTTGTCCATAGCATCACCCGGGTCGATCCGGTTGCGGATGCCGTCAATGCCTGCCATCAGCATCGCCGCGAACGCGAGATAGGGGTTCGCTGCCGGGTCCGGAAAGCGCACCTCGACACGTTTGCCCTTGGGGCTGGTGGCGAAGGGGATGCGGCAAGCGGCTGAGCGG
It includes:
- a CDS encoding FecR family protein, which encodes MRVWIYSAAMSAVFLASVLGTPALAQTIGSVIELNRDAYGTPPGGQTARLDLGGSVVSDELVQTLAEASTRIRFLDESDLRVGQSSMIVLDRLIYDPDQGTGEFVLGIAVGTMRFISGDLPPEQVLIETPVAMIGIRGTDFVVTVTESGRTAVAVFEGQVIIAPFGGEPVLASPGQTAVVGPTSSEAVVQAGLVVPLDPGLGKIPDESEIADGVVVEGGDGHLARDTAVPVIPTPRPSAIVLPPPPPPPPPAQAHAPPPPPARSFSKSY